One Pyrococcus furiosus DSM 3638 genomic window, CCAAAAGCTAAAGAACCAAGAGGAGGAGGACGCTGATTACGACTTCAGCATGTTTAAAACGTCCTCTATTGTTTCTATTCCCTTTTCCAGTAACTTTTCTCCTTTTTCCGTAAGTCTATAGTACTTTCTCGAAGGTCTTCCTGCTTCACTTTCGTGCCATTCTGAGGATACATAACCTCCTTCTTCCAGCCTATATAGAACTACATATGAGCTCACGGTAGCTGGTTCAAAGCCGAATCTCTTTTTTAGCTCGTTTCTGATTTCATACGCATACATTGGCCTGTCCTTGAGCAACTTTAGTATGTACATCCACAACATTTCTTTCGTGAGTTTATCCCTAAGTCTGAGTATAGGCTCCTCCATTTTTATCACCTTCGATGAAATATATTCTCTCACCATAAAACATATCTTATTAAAATATTTTTCGGTTACCCAATACTTGAAGTGAATAAAAATGCTTGAAAAGTTGACAAAAAAGAAAGAAACATCAGAAGATAAGGGGAGCCCTGTATTCACCCCAAACTTCTCTTAGTACGTCAGTAACCTCTTGGAGAGTTGCTAAGTGCTTGTGGGCCTCAATAATGTATGGCATTAAGTTCACATCTTCTTTTTCAGCTGCATTTCTAAGCTTATCTAAGGTCTCCTGAACCTTCTTGTTGTCTCTTTCACTTCTCAGCTTCTTCAACCTTGCAATCTGCTTCTCTCTAATGCTTGGATCAACTTTTAGAATTTCAACCTCTATGGGCTCATCACTTACAAATGCATTGACTCCAACGATTATCCTCTTGCCCTCTTCAATTTCTTTCTGGTATTTATATGCCGCCTCGGCGATCTCCTTTTGGATGTAACCTCTCTCAATTGCCCTCATCATTCCACCCATCTTCTGGATCTTCTCAATGTATTTGAGTGCCTCTTCATAGATGTGGTCTGTAAGCCACTCAATGTAATAGGCACCTCCCAGGGGATCCACAGTATCAACAACACCACTTTCGTAAGCTATAATCTGTTGAGTTCTTAGGGCTATTCTTACACTCTTCTCGGTTGGTAATGAAAGTGCCTCATCATAGCTGTTGGTGTGCAGACTCTGAGTTCCTCCCAATACTGCGGCTAGAGCTTGGATTGCAACTCTAACAATGTTATTCTCTGGTTGCTGAGCTGTTAGAGTTGAACCAGCTGTCTGAGTGTGGAACCTAAGCATCATTGACCTGGGATTCTTAGCGTTGAACCATTCTTTCATAATGTAAGCCCACAATCTTCTAGCAGCCCTAAACTTAGCTATCTCTTCGAGGAAGTTGTTGTGTGCGGCAAAGAAGAAGCTCAACCTTGGAGCAAACTTGTCAACATCCATTCCCCTCTCGATTACTGCTTTTACGTATTCTATACCATCTGCAAGAGTGAATGCAACTTCCTGGACTGCGTTTGCTCCAGCCTCTCTGATGTGGTAACCGCTAATGCTTATCGGGTTCCACTTTGGAACATTCTCAGCACAATACATGATTATATCAGTTGTAAGCCTCATGCTAGGCTGAGGTGGGAATATGTAAGTTCCTCTCGCAATATACTCCTTCAAGATGTCGTTCTGAACAGTTCCCCTAAGAACATGTTGAGGAACACCCTGCTTTTCGGCCACTAGAATATACATTGCCAGCAAGTTGGCCGCAGTTGCGTTAATTGTCATCGATGTAGATACTTTATCTAAGGGTATTCCATCAAATAGTATCTCCATATCCCAGAGTGAATCTATAGCAACCCCTACCTTCCCAACTTCTCCCTCGGCCAAGGGATGATCTGAATCATAACCGAGTTGAGTTGGTAAGTCAAAGGCTACGCTTAACCCAGTCTGCCCTTGGCTTAAGAGGTACTTGTACCTTTTGTTTGACTCTTCCGCTGTAGCATATCCAGCATACTGCCTCATTGTCCATATTCTACCTCTGTACATCGTTGCATAAACTCCTCTTGTGAAGGGGTACTCCCCTGGGAAACCAAGCTTTTCCATGTAATCCCAATCTTCGCCAAGATCAGCTGGAGTGTATACCCTCTTAATTTCAAATCCATCATCCGTCATGAACTTTTCTTTCCTCTCAGGAGCTTTTTCGAGGAACTTCTTCACAGTAGTCTCTTCCCAGCGCTTCTCTTCCTCTCTAATCTTCTTTAGTGCCTCTTTATCAAACGTCATAATTATCACCCAAGAACATCTTAGATATTTTACCTATAAAAAACTTTACAAACCTAAAGTTCATAGCTGGCTTTTTTATCCACTTCTTCAACTCTCATATCTCAGCTAATTTCTCAGAGACACCAAAAAGCTTTAAGCACTTAATTATGATTCCTCAAGCACACCTCAAAGTTCTTTACAAGATTTATGATAAGCCTAGTAAAACAGATGTGAAGTGGACTATTACAGGAAGCTTAGGTTTTGCACTGCAAGGCGTTCCCATTGAGCCTCACGACATCGATATTCAGACCAATAAGGAGGGAGCATGCAAAATTGAAGAGCTATTTTCTGAATTCGTAATTGAGCCAGTTAAATTTAAAGAAAGTGATAAAATCTGATCTCACTTTGGCGCACTGCTAATTGACAACATTAAAGTTGAAATAATGGGAAACATTCAAAAGAAAGTCGGAAATAAATGAGAGTCCCAGTAGACATTTGTATAAAGGTATGGATATCAAGCATGTCAAGAGATAGGGAGAATTAAAAAGGCAGAATTCTTGAAAAAGTTGAGGTTTAAAAAATATGTTAAAAACAACACTTTTTATGTTTAGAATTATATTTGAAGGTTTCAATAATCTTTATATGAACTAACTCCCAACTATATTCCTGGTGATATAATATGAGCGAAGAAGTTCAAGAAAGGATATGGATTCTAATAACTCCAGACAAATGTAGTGGATGTAGGCTATGTGAAGTCACCTGTTCTCTGGAACATGAGGGAATTATATGGCCAGAGGCCTCAAGAATCCGAGTATTTGAGCTCTTCCCAGGGATTAACGTTCCTCACACCTGTGTTCAATGCCCAGATTACCCTTGTGTAAATGCCTGTCCAACAAATGCCCTAAGCGTTGATGAAAAGACAGGAGCTGTTGTCGTTAATGAAGAAAAATGCATAACCTGTGGCGCATGTGTTCTTGCCTGTCCTGGGAAAGTCCCGAGGATACCAGCAGGAAAAGGAAGTGTAGTGATATGTGACCTCTGTGGTGGAAATCCAAAGTGTGTTGAGATATGTCATGAAGCAGGACATGATGCTCTGAAGATTGTTACAGGAAACTACAGGCCAATTTACAGAACTTTTGCCAAGGATCCACAGGAGAAAAGCCTTGATATAGCAAGAAAGGTCTTTGGAGAAGATTTCTGAGGTGAGGAAAATGTATGCATACAATGGAAAACTTCTCGATGTGGACTTAACTAGAGA contains:
- a CDS encoding nucleotidyltransferase domain-containing protein produces the protein MIPQAHLKVLYKIYDKPSKTDVKWTITGSLGFALQGVPIEPHDIDIQTNKEGACKIEELFSEFVIEPVKFKESDKI
- a CDS encoding acyl-CoA mutase large subunit family protein; its protein translation is MTFDKEALKKIREEEKRWEETTVKKFLEKAPERKEKFMTDDGFEIKRVYTPADLGEDWDYMEKLGFPGEYPFTRGVYATMYRGRIWTMRQYAGYATAEESNKRYKYLLSQGQTGLSVAFDLPTQLGYDSDHPLAEGEVGKVGVAIDSLWDMEILFDGIPLDKVSTSMTINATAANLLAMYILVAEKQGVPQHVLRGTVQNDILKEYIARGTYIFPPQPSMRLTTDIIMYCAENVPKWNPISISGYHIREAGANAVQEVAFTLADGIEYVKAVIERGMDVDKFAPRLSFFFAAHNNFLEEIAKFRAARRLWAYIMKEWFNAKNPRSMMLRFHTQTAGSTLTAQQPENNIVRVAIQALAAVLGGTQSLHTNSYDEALSLPTEKSVRIALRTQQIIAYESGVVDTVDPLGGAYYIEWLTDHIYEEALKYIEKIQKMGGMMRAIERGYIQKEIAEAAYKYQKEIEEGKRIIVGVNAFVSDEPIEVEILKVDPSIREKQIARLKKLRSERDNKKVQETLDKLRNAAEKEDVNLMPYIIEAHKHLATLQEVTDVLREVWGEYRAPLIF
- a CDS encoding 4Fe-4S dicluster domain-containing protein yields the protein MSEEVQERIWILITPDKCSGCRLCEVTCSLEHEGIIWPEASRIRVFELFPGINVPHTCVQCPDYPCVNACPTNALSVDEKTGAVVVNEEKCITCGACVLACPGKVPRIPAGKGSVVICDLCGGNPKCVEICHEAGHDALKIVTGNYRPIYRTFAKDPQEKSLDIARKVFGEDF
- a CDS encoding PadR family transcriptional regulator; translation: MEEPILRLRDKLTKEMLWMYILKLLKDRPMYAYEIRNELKKRFGFEPATVSSYVVLYRLEEGGYVSSEWHESEAGRPSRKYYRLTEKGEKLLEKGIETIEDVLNMLKS